One window from the genome of Salvia miltiorrhiza cultivar Shanhuang (shh) chromosome 7, IMPLAD_Smil_shh, whole genome shotgun sequence encodes:
- the LOC130994867 gene encoding uncharacterized protein LOC130994867: protein MAKRRCVLSTEDGSDGSVTTSRRLLFSLPTPSATDMATPIIFGPECSHALTTQSRSLRDKTSKKRKRRVLIVDTGGSVPISQVTGSSSKNGQLFLGPTNVIPRSILSKGCLRRLGSDVTQLPLSNDVNVSRSKRLSKGSCGQRRSKGRTSTSRSAMQKDIEMFRRLIEIPNEAYELPHKDPCQHCKAIRFPNEPPGFCCASGKIKMQLPKMPDELWNLYVNDMTTLGVEFRRRCRTYNNSLAFTSIKMTYDEALAKANKGVYTFKVQGIVRHYIHELTPKDGVPRHLQLYFYGTERELDNRVSQSEGLDRVIVSLLVNILTNNPYHNFFTNLQNKDDLDSYAIVLRANPKLDQRVYNFPVVDHVAAVWNEGVGTSMEQPRDIRVNLRSGGVRYVHYYYGCYDPLQYCLIFPYGEPGWYAGIPKTIDNIDLNLDLTEQDTEDHENNTVDPHMHEEADTLLVAEQNSMF, encoded by the exons atggCAAAAAGAAGATGTGTGCTTTCAACGGAAG ATGGCTCAGACGGCTCTGTGACAACTTCAAGACGTTTATTGTTTAGTTTACCCACTCCATCAGCAACTGATATGGCTACGCCAATTATCTTTGGCCCTGAGTGTTCACATGCTCTAACTACTCAGTCGAGAAGTTTGCGAG ATAAGACttcgaaaaaaagaaagaggcgTGTTCTTATTGTTGACACTGGTGGGAGTGTTCCAATCTCACAAGTGACAG GCTCTTCTTCTAAAAATGGTCAACTTTTCCTTGGGCCAACAAATGTGATCCCTCGTTCCATATTGTCAAAAG GTTGCTTGCGCCGGTTGGGTTCCGATGTGACGCAACTGCCTTTGTCTAATGATGTTAATGTTTCACGGTCTAAACGTTTATCTAAAGGTTCTTGTGGACAGAGGCGCTCAAAAG GCCGCACATCAACTTCACGCTCGGCTATGCAAAAAGATATTGAGATGTTCAGAAGATTAATTGAAATACCCAATGAGGCTTATGAACTACCACATAAAGACCCTTGTCAGCATTGTAAAGCTATTCGATTCCCTAATGAACCTCCTGGCTTCTGTTGCGCGTCAGGTAAAATAAAGATGCAGTTGCCCAAAATGCCAGATGAGTTATGGAACCTCTATGTAAATGATATGACAACTTTGGGGGTCGAGTTCCGTCGGCGTTGCAGGACATATAATAATTCTTTGGCATTCACATCTATTAAGATGACTTATGATGAAGCTTTGGCTAAAGCTAACAAAGGGGTTTACACCTTCAAAGTGCAGGGTATTGTTCGGCATTATATCCATGAACTAACACCTAAGGATGGTGTTCCAAGGCATCTGCAGTTATATTTCTATGGCACTGAGAGAGAGTTGGATAATCGTGTATCTCAATCTGAAGGATTAGACCGTGTTATAGTTTCATTGTTGGTGAACATCTTGACTAATAATCCATACCATAATTTCTTCACCAATTTGCAAAACAAAGATGACCTAGATAGTTATGCTATAGTGTTGCGTGCCAATCCTAAACTTGACCAACGTGTTTATAATTTTCCAGTAGTTGACCATGTTGCAGCAGTTTGGAATGAGGGTGTGGGAACATCTATGGAACAACCTCGTGATATTAGGGTCAACCTAAGATCAGGTGGTGTTCGCTATGTGCACTATTACTATGGATGCTATGATCCGCTTCAGTATTGTCTAATCTTTCCGTATGGCGAGCCGGGTTGGTATGCTGGAATACCCAAAACTATAGACAACATTGATTTGAATTTGGACCTAACTGAACAAGATACTGAAGATCATGAAAATAATACTGTTGATCCGCATATGCACGAAGAAGCTGACACCCTACTTGTTGCTGAGCAAAATAGtatgttttaa
- the LOC130994448 gene encoding uncharacterized protein LOC130994448 — protein sequence MRAESYQGIVESITSNGVISAKSVGKRVLLPKTFTGGPRDLRCRYMNALALVAKFGRPDIFLTMTCNPKWVEIQSELFPVEKSHNRDDLYARVFRAKNEELKKEIVKDSLFGVVAAYFYVIEFQKRGLPHVHWLIILQPRYKVTSTEAYDRFVSAEIPDLDLTPHLHSCVINHMMHGPCGELNPNNACMIGEKCKSYYPKEFKSNTEHRLDSYPDYKRRDDGKKVLVRGKWLDNRWVVPYNAYLLAKFDCHINVQVCTDVRSVKYLYKYVCKGNDQIAYNIVDVESTEPIDEISDFQKSRWLCAPEAMWRIYGFDIFDMYPSVLQLHVHLSGYQQVFFAANQSLPKIVDSDRANRTQLTEFFEMNKFVEVAALNLLYREFVEHFVWSLQTRRWTPRSRLGTIGRLVSVNITEVERFYLRLLLNHVRAPTSFEDLRTSNGVLFLSFREAALDRGLLDSDNDVRHAIQEAATYQMPSALRKLFAIILVFNSPSDPKNLWIEFREALSVDIIRDYLLDHAEGYRLSLRSIDSLLQMMGHGIDEYSVVDYIVGLTREEINSREFAAEINMPIAESDLASVGRFNERQRFAYLEIMSSLATPIGSGFFIDGPDGTGKTFLYKAILATVRSTGDIALAVASSGVAASLLPNGRTAHSRFKIPLNLDESMSCSISKNTATAKLIIAAKLILWDEVSMANRKAVEALNLLLQDLMENQLLFGGKTVVLGGDFRQTIPIVRRGSREEIVDACLVYSSIWLLIRKIHLTQNMRAMEDPVFTDLLLRVGEGIEPNVRADYINLPEDMCLSYHGSDSPLDTLVNEIFPSFDAYSSGSSSLINTAILTPKNECMGEINESLIGKFPGNMVEYVSTDYANDPSQQQYYQDYMNAISVGSLPPHVLKLKVNCPVMLLRNLNPLEGLCNGTRLIVRDLGRHVIGAVIAVGTHSGEYVLISRIPLELDDTHICPITFKRLQFPLRLCFAISINKSQGQTLDRVGVYLPHPVFSHGQLYVALSRVRTSSSIKFLIRPPVADMDSTCETRNVVYTEILHAAT from the coding sequence ATGAGGGCTGAATCGTATCAAGGGATAGTTGAGAGTATAACATCTAATGGTGTTATTAGCGCAAAATCTGTTGGTAAGCGTGTTCTTCTTCCTAAGACCTTTACAGGTGGCCCGCGTGATCTACGTTGTCGTTACATGAATGCGTTGGCACTTGTCGCAAAATTTGGACGCCCGGATATTTTTCTCACAATGACTTGTAATCCAAAGTGGGTGGAAATTCAAAGTGAATTATTTCCTGTTGAGAAAAGTCATAACAGAGATGATTTGTATGCAAGAGTTTTTAGGGCCAAAAATGAGGAactaaaaaaggaaattgtaAAAGACTCTTTGTTCGGGGTAGTTGCTGCTTATTTTTATGTGATTGAATTTCAAAAAAGAGGCCTTCCACATGTTCATTGGTTGATAATATTGCAACCACGATATAAGGTAACTTCAACTGAGGCCTATGATCGATTTGTATCAGCTGAGATTCCAGATCTTGACCTGACTCCGCATCTACATTCTTGTGTTATCAATCATATGATGCATGGGCCATGTGGTGAACTCAACCCAAATAATGCATGCATGATAGGGGAAAAATGCAAAAGTTATTATCCAAAAGAGTTTAAGTCAAACACTGAACATCGGTTGGACTCATACCCCGACTACAAGCGTAGAGATGATGGAAAAAAGGTTTTGGTGCGTGGCAAGTGGTTGGATAACAGATGGGTGGTCCCTTATAATGCTTATTTGTTGGCAAAGTTTGATTGCCATATTAACGTCCAGGTTTGTACAGATGTTAGATCAGTGAAGTATCTTTACAAATATGTTTGTAAGGGTAATGATCAAATAGCATACAATATTGTTGATGTTGAATCTACTGAGCCAATAGATGAGATTTCTGATTTTCAAAAGTCACGGTGGCTTTGTGCTCCGGAAGCTATGTGGCGAATTTATGGATTTGATATTTTTGATATGTATCCATCAGTTTTGCAATTACACGTTCATTTGTCGGGGTATCAGCAGGTTTTCTTCGCGGCCAACCAATCTCTTCCGAAAATTGTAGATTCTGATCGTGCTAACAGGACACAACTTACAGAGTTTTTTGAGATGAATAAATTTGTTGAAGTTGCAGCACTAAATTTATTGTATCGGGAATTTGTTGAACATTTTGTATGGAGCTTACAAACTAGGAGGTGGACACCGCGCTCTAGGTTAGGGACAATCGGTAGACTTGTCTCGGTCAATATTACAGAAGTGGAGCGTTTTTATTTAAGGTTGTTGCTGAATCATGTTAGGGCTCCAACatcttttgaagatttgagaacATCAAATGGCGTATTGTTTTTGTCCTTTCGCGAGGCAGCTCTTGATAGAGGCTTGTTGGATTCTGACAACGATGTTAGGCATGCGATTCAGGAAGCTGCAACTTATCAAATGCCATCTGCTCTGCGAAAATTATTTGCGATTATACTTGTTTTTAATTCTCCTTCTGATCCCAAAAATCTGTGGATTGAATTTAGAGAAGCTTTATCTGTTGATATAATACGGGATTATCTGTTAGACCATGCAGAGGGTTATCGGTTATCTTTAAGGTCCATTGATTCTTTGTTGCAAATGATGGGTCATGGGATAGATGAGTACTCTGTGGTTGATTATATAGTTGGGTTGACTCGTGAAGAGATAAATAGTCGTGAGTTTGCAGCAGAAATTAATATGCCGATTGCAGAATCTGATTTAGCTTCGGTGGGTCGTTTTAATGAAAGACAACGCTTTGCTTATCTTGAGATAATGTCCAGTCTTGCTACACCAATTGGGTCAGGCTTTTTCATTGATGGTCCTGATGGCACTGGAAAGACATTTTTATATAAGGCAATCTTGGCCACTGTTCGTTCAACTGGTGACATTGCTCTTGCAGTTGCTTCATCTGGTGTTGCGGCTTCTTTGTTACCAAATGGTCGAACAGCTCATTCTAGATTTAAAATTCCGTTAAATTTAGATGAATCTATGTCATGCTCGATAAGCAAGAATACTGCGACGGCAAAGTTAATAATTGCAGCCAAGCTAATATTGTGGGATGAGGTATCGATGGCAAATCGAAAGGCAGTTGAAGCATTAAATTTATTGTTGCAAGATTTGATGGAAAACCAGTTATTGTTTGGTGGCAAAACAGTTGTTCTTGGTGGAGATTTTCGGCAAACTATACCAATTGTTCGAAGGGGTTCTCGTGAAGAGATAGTGGATGCTTGTTTGGTATATTCATCCATATGGCTTCTTATTCGAAAAATTCATTTGACACAGAATATGCGGGCAATGGAGGATCCTGTTTTTACAGATTTGTTATTGAGGGTTGGTGAAGGCATAGAGCCAAATGTTCGTGCTGATTATATTAATCTTCCTGAAGATATGTGCCTTTCTTACCATGGTTCAGATTCGCCTCTTGACACACTGGTCAATGAAATATTTCCGTCGTTTGATGCATATTCCAGCGGTTCTTCGAGCCTTATAAATACCGCTATTTTAACTCCTAAAAATGAATGTATGGGAGAAATTAATGAATCATTGATTGGAAAATTCCCAGGCAATATGGTTGAATATGTTAGCACGGATTATGCAAACGATCCAAGCCAGCAACAATACTATCAAGATTATATGAATGCAATTAGTGTTGGTTCATTGCCACCACATGTTCTTAAATTAAAGGTTAACTGTCCAGTTATGTTACTTCGCAACTTAAATCCATTGGAGGGGTTGTGTAATGGAACACGTTTAATTGTGCGTGATCTTGGTAGGCACGTGATCGGAGCCGTCATTGCTGTAGGGACTCATTCTGGTGAATATGTTTTAATCTCAAGGATTCCATTGGAGTTGGATGATACACACATATGTCCAATTACTTTTAAGAGGCTACAATTTCCGCTAAGATTGTGTTTTGCAATCAGCATCAACAAATCTCAAGGACAAACATTGGATCGTGTCGGTGTTTATTTGCCTCATCCTGTTTTTTCACATGGACAGCTATATGTTGCTTTATCAAGGGTCAGAACatcaagttcaataaaattcttAATTCGACCGCCAGTTGCTGATATGGATTCAACATGTGAAACAAGAAATGTTGTGTACACTGAAATTTTGCATGCGGCGACATGA
- the LOC130994449 gene encoding replication protein A 70 kDa DNA-binding subunit D-like, whose amino-acid sequence MEERLIPMNEILPGTKEWKCKVRVIKKQEPKQANNNPNKFQKLILGDGLGHTLDAVIFHDNIDRFKHVLQEGNVYMVKGAYVSDPKQYRNPIVTCNYQWTFRKDTSVNEEPNDSIPAGGLSFRTTPSCEFHKFLSTKTLINTACVIIGTHEPRVVTVKGQGKVIREYAAIDTELETFVVTLWETSVSDEIYAKLEPISNRTPLLLLNFSVVPYYGLSLTTNAQSIVLDSSENEMLIELERWKQENEEAINMLVQTGGFFEKKVLRSPKQPLQITKVEQMLQNQENTYFNVKVKARLENEYQDYFYIGCPICSTKTVASYGTEFMCYSTPCKNMRIANRSFRFSLMVFDASGQVEVTFLGKEAQKLLGLDPSEFYEKQNQGPITQMDFLRQRLCNIVLLLKIKSRIFKDVCTFTADAIEILQDDGAIPSEKISIEPEVHLEQGLLKSATRQLVFHDSLDNDKVIRAKIAAKAKGKGKVSQESHIEHIKDTIGSSFKDSLSSDDDKPISEIFRGKKKICSIVLSEDSSNDSLNCVVESVERGNIGKIKRRFVSKRKKVVHLDLSEDSDDVDTPENFDDAHLDMPLSDELVGRATDCKLVEDSHMESCLPLAGTLYHEEKQDLVAKTSKKTKITQAKDKQVAKAKKANKMKSNILKDKIQSISDSSHQLSEVVIEHNKGKRVPQTPTLKSRSGRTIKRRILD is encoded by the exons ATGGAAGAGCGTTTGATTCCAATGAATGAGATTCTCCCAGGAACGAAGGAATGGAAATGCAAGGTGAGAGTGATCAAGAAGCAAGAACCTAAGCAAGCTAACAATAATCCTAATAAATTTCAGAAATTAATCTTGGGTGATGGCTTG gGCCACACTCTTGATGCCGTGATATTCCATGATAATATAGATAGGTTCAAACATGTGCTTCAAGAGGGTAATGTTTACATGGTGAAAGGAGCCTATGTTTCTGATCCAAAGCAATACAGGAATCCAATTGTGACATGTAATTACCAATGGACTTTCAGAAAAGATACTTCGGTGAATGAAGAACCAAATGATTCGATACCTGCTGGTGGACTAAGTTTTAGAACAACTCCAAGTTGCGAGTTCCACAAATTCCTCTCAACAAAGACATTGATCA ATACTGCTTGTGTCATTATTGGTACCCATGAACCTCGGGTTGTCACAGTCAAAGGACAGGGTAAAGTCATTCGTGAGTATGCTGCCATTGATACAGA GCTGGAAACGTTTGTGGTGACACTTTGGGAAACTTCAGTATCCGATGAGATCTATGCTAAATTGGAACCTATTTCGAATAGGACACCGTTGCTGTTGTTGAATTTTTCAGTCGTGCCATATTACG GATTGAGTCTGACCACCAATGCTCAGTCAATTGTCTTGGATAGCTCTGAGAATGAAATGCTAATTGAACTAGAGAGATG GAAGCAAGAGAATGAAGAGGCCATCAACATGTTAGTACAAACTGGTggtttttttgaaaagaaagtgttGCGCTCACCTAAGCAACCCCTGCAGATTACTAAAGTGGAACAAATGTTGCAGAATCAAGAG AATACATACTTTAATGTAAAAGTTAAAGCAAGATTGGAAAATGAATACCAAGACTACTTTTACATTGGTTGTCCAATATGTTCCACAAAGACAGTTGCCTCATATGGTACAGAGTTCATGTGTTACTCAACTCCATGCAAGAATATGAGAATAGCCAATCGGAG CTTCAGATTTAGTCTCATGGTCTTTGATGCGTCTGGACAAGTGGAAGTCACTTTTTTGGGGAAAGAAGCTCAGAAACTTCTTGGCCTAGATCCTTCTGAgttttatgaaaaacaaaatcaa ggacCCATAACGCAGATGGATTTTCTTAGGCAACGCCTATGCAATATTGTCTTACTCTTAAAGATAAAAAGTCGAATATTTAAAGATGTTTGTACTTTCACTGCGGATGCTATTGAGATTTTACAAGATGATGGTGCAATACCATCTGAGAAAATTAGCATTGAACCTGAAGTTCATCTGGAGCAAg GGCTGCTAAAAAGTGCGACGAGACAATTGGTTTTTCATGATTCATTAG ATAATGATAAAGTCATTCGAGCAAAGATTGCTGCCAAAGCTAAAGGCAAGGGGAAAGTGTCCCAAGAAAGCCATATTGAACATATCAAAG ATACAATTGGAAGCTCATTTAAAGATAGTCTTTCTTCTGATGATGATAAACCAATATCAG AAATCTTCAGGGGTAAAAAGAAAATTTGCTCTATTGTTTTGTCTGAAGATTCAAGCAATGATAGTCTGAATTGTGTAGTGGAATCGGTTGAAAGAG GTAACATTGGGAAAATCAAAAGAAGATTTGTTAGCAAAAGGAAAAAAGTTGTGCACTTAGATCTTTCTGAAGATTCAG ATGATGTTGATACACCTGAGAATTTTGATGATGCACATTTGGATATGCCTCTATCAG ATGAATTAGTGGGGAGAGCAACTGATTGCAAACTTGTTGAAGATTCTCATATGGAGTCATGTCTACCTTTGGCAG GCACACTATACCATGAGGAGAAACAGGACCTTGTGGCAAAAACATCAAAGAAGACTAAAATAACTCAAGCTAAGGACAAACAAGTAGCTAAGG CAAAGAAGGCGAACAAAATGAAGTCTAATATCTTAAAAGACAAGATACAAAGCATATCTGATTCATCCCACCAACTTAGCGAAGTGGTTATTGAGCATAATAAAG GCAAAAGAGTTCCACAAACACCAACACTCAAGTCAAGGAGTGGCAGAACAATCAAGCGAAGAATATTGGACTGA